The genomic window atttagcatttttgcactcgTGGTTCCCTCAGagtcagtgcttttttttttaagagaattaaaagtttttttctttgacataaaatatgtcagtaaatacctaattttaaagcttttatttgtctttaaaaaCGGCTTTCCAGTCTTGTTATGTTGGTGACGTTATGTCATGCgactgtagtgtagtttgtttatagcctaacgttagctatttacttctggcgattgcatttagaCTTCAGTAATCATGACAGTGGTGTTTATTTCCGGAGATTATCTTGTTAAAAAGAAGTGAAAGTATcatgaatgtttgtttgtcacaaagtttcatttctgcaataatccaaaacccaatggaaaaatcccataggcttttgaTGAGGGAATCAAAGTCTCGgcctgcaaaaaaaaaggtcattccTGGTGTTGTACTGTATTTGGTGCTGCATATTCTCCACCAGTTTCTTGCATCTCCTTTTTGTTAAGTTTAACGTGACGAAAGCTTGTGTCAAATATCCTGTGATCATTTTCCATAAGTCTCCATATTTAGTTATAAATTTGCGTGGTTGAATGTTCCTGTTGGGAAGTTTGCAAAGGACTTAAAAATGCTGACGGATATCCTTGTCGCTTAGCAACCCCCTTGAGAATTTTGCAGGCTTTTTTTAAGGGTGATTGTTGTGTCCTAAAATGCCCGATTCACGGCAGATTTTCCtcaaaacaaaagaatattTCAGACATCTATTTCCAAACAGATGCACAGGAGACAGATGTGAAGAATAAAACTTGTAGAAAAgactcctgcacactgtctaacttgcaaaaataattattttaatgctgcagcatttcagtgaccagaccttcatcaggcaaaccctgatgcctgatgaaggtctggtCACTGAAACGGCCTGAGGgagttcaattttttttttttcaatcttcaAGATCATGCAGAACTCATGCAGAACTGGACTAATAATTTCAGAACTGTATATATTTGGGGCATTGGTGGCTGAGTGggagagcaggcgccccatgtacaaggctgttgctgcagcggcccgggttcgagtccagcctgtggccctttgctgcatgtctctccctctctctccccccttcacacttaactgtcctgtccattaaaggcaaaaaatgccccaaaaaatatctaaaaaaaaaaaaaaaagaactgtatatattttgataatacctttttattttgtgtaacaTAAGTGTAATTGTGAACTCTGTTATTTCAGGAGCCGACCTCACGTGCTCTCATTCAGCAGACTTTGGTTCCAATCCCAGAGTTGAGTGGAAATTTAAGGACCCAAAAGGCTCACAGGCGTACGTGGTCTTTAATGGAAAACTAACATGTAAGTACATTAACAATCTCTGCgactgtgtctttttgtagcaTGTTGACAAatgcgtttttttttctcaccaagGAAGTCTTTGATCCTgcgtctgtctctctgttggtTAAAGTTATATCTCAAAAAactacattaaaatattttaatgaaatttGGTGGACATTTCCATGGCAGCCTACAGTGTAAGAAGAGGCAAAAACGGACTAAATTGCAATGCACACATTGAAGTAGCTGACGGGATTGTATTTCAGTGGAGTTGTACCCTGTATGATTTATTGTTTCAACCAGTCTTAAGAAAGGTTATCTTTTCTAAAATTTGTGTGCCatttttgttcttgttcttgtgtCCTATACTGTATGACAGGGGTCATTAACTACATTTGTCCAAGGGCcagaatttatttttatatacctTCGCAATGTCTAAGCCAGTATGACTCTTGCATTTGCGGCTTCACTCATCCTGAAGAAGGCTAGCagcattaaagggacattgtgtaacattttcagttgtttattggcaaaaattgatgtctgcattcataaatatgtcatcactggtgtactattacctccaccaataatctgacttattctcgtaaaaggagaatttcggatttgtttgtacattgtgcgggtaagtcgtctgtggggttccattacgtttcgccatcttgagaatacacctgccagcaagggacatacagcaccgcctttgGCGTTtttgttgagagccaggccagcactgcgtgactgaggagccgaatgagaggagcaagaggtgcttcgctactaccctggcaaatttgaaacaaagtcccactctttgagcataatgcaggatcatgcatatgcagcatcatgagAGAcagaatccttgtcgccaagaaagtgcaaaatgGAATAGAAAacgcagcgtgaccggcgaattaaaaaaaacgaaggcccacatcggggtagcctttcccaggtagagagagctgctgaaggagaatggtaatgcaatcacaggccagcgccgctgttggctgttagccgctgttagcggccagttgctaacagcctcatcccgctcctcgcatcactgcgccgctgttagctgctgttagtgctggcctgtgattgtattacctttctccttcagcagctctctccacctgggaaaggctaccccaatgctgacccttgtttttttaatttaccggtcatgctgcctttttgattcccttttgcactttcttggcgacgaggattccctctcccgtgatgctgcataatacatggtcctgcattatgctcaaagagtgggactttgttatgcggcagtagtgccgctggccactaacagctgttagcggcacagtaatgcgaggagagggatgaggtgtgtgaggttgagccacttgtcaattgtcaaaggacaagacgtgattggtttgtttcaatttacatccgccccaacagtcctacgttgtaaacacagccagcatggtgaggagggggtttgtcaactcgcgtcgcgtgtgtctgtgtaggagcctgaatgaatactccatgtagtatcggatgacatggtttcatcagtgttatcatagctttttggtacacagcggctacagttgttgcaatacgtgtttgaaacagtgaggcgctagagtgcgctatctgtttgaatacagtatatgatttcaatgttagatgggagaaattcctacacactgtggctttaagaacCTTGCCCAAGGGTCCGCACTGGATATGTGTTGCCCTACCTGGGATCAGACCCCTGATCTTCCGCATCAAACGCAGTAGTCTTAACCACTAGTGATCAGCTAGATCAATCCTACAATATCTTCAATATCGttgaatttggttaaaaatattgtattattgtattatttgattttctccatatcaccccACTCTAGCTTCACCCTACTGTAGCTCCATATGTGATGATCATCTGTCACACTGTGATACAGATCCAGATTCACattcagagtctccaaacattttttgttactAGAGAACAAATTCAGAGGACTGGGCAGCTTTAGCAGAGGTATGTGCTCTGAATGCTTTTGAGTCTGTTATGTAATGCTGCCACTTTTTCACAGCGCCGTACGCCAACCGAGTGACAATGTACGGTGATAATCTGAGATTCACCAAAGTGACCCGCAAGGATAATGGAGTGTACGACTGTGAGGTGTCCGGCAGCAGCAGCGGCCAGTTTGGGGAAGTCAGAGTGACGCTGACTGTTCTGGGTGAGGATCCTTTATAATTACACTCTGCAAACACATCTCTTCAAGTATAATCCACCATGACTCTCATGCCTGCCATAAAATGACTCTACTACTACTTATTTGTCTGAAGTTTATGTGCTGCAGTGGAAGTTGTGTATTCCTGCACATGTTGAGAATGAAAGTGAATGTTATGTCCCGCAGTGCCTCCGTCTCAGCCCCTGTGTAGGATCCCTTCCTCGGTGACGACGGGCAAGTCAGCCCTGTTGTCCTGCCACGACAACGATGGCTCACCTTCACCCAAATACAGGTGGTTCAAAAACAACATCCTTCTGCCTCCTGAACCAAGCAAGATTGCCGCCTTCAGAAATGCCACCTACAAGCTAAATGCAGACAATGGCAACCTGGTGAGCCACAACCTATTACTTTGCACCATTCGAACTGTGACagttgtcagtggactttcaaaTTAAACATATACCTCGTCTGCCTGTTCAGGAGTTTCCTGCTGCATCCAAAGCGGACTCCGGTCAGTACAGCTGTGAGGCTTTCAACGACGCTGGTCCTCCACAGCGCTGTAgagctgtgaaaatggaagttcgTAAGTACTCCTCTCACTGTAGTAATATTGAAACTAGTTTCAGCTGGTGTGGTTTGCTGCATGCCAGCTCTTAAAGGGTAGTCAACAGGTTTGGCCGCATTGAAGGAACCAATACAAACTGCAGTACAAACATTAAGATACATACATCTTCATTTTCAATTTTacagtttcattttcagttgttatcacactgcagtctttgttattcaGCTAATGAATctcaaaatgtgatgttttcttCCAGGTGACCTGAACACTGGAGGAATTGTCGCTGGGGTAATAGTTGCTCTGCTGCTACTGGCCTTGCTGGGATTTGGCATTTGGTATGCCCACAAGAAAGGATACCTGCCCAGTGAGTTTTCTCCCTTATATCATAGTCATAGCAATTATTGTGATAATCCACAGTCTGATATTCAGTGTTGACAGCACCAGAAATCTCAGATTATTCAGCCATTTATGTCTCAGTGCCGGTGATAGCTGTTGCCGgagtcattatgttttcgggttgtcagTCCATatatctgtcccattctcgtgaatgcgatatttcaagaacactttgagagaCTTTCTTCGGAGTTGCCacaaactagggatgcaccgaatattctgtaaccgaatatattcatattcatcggcttaccggcgacgaggagtcggttccaataatatcctcttcttggcatcacaactgcccaaaagtacctaaacagccgagccagctgaacacaggtatgtgatgtgtcagaggagaaacgagccgtgcacggcccacaaacctcaccgcactttagggactgttcattacttatgaagggacttgtcaggggaggagggtggctggttgatttttgcttgatttttattttagttatttattttattttgatcccccctatgttaatcactcattgatgctgtttttgaagtatgaataagtcaataagtaatttattccattgaaatatcattgatgtactatagaaaagtgatttatctttttataattGACAAAAGGCatatctgcctcattttcgctgtggtatcgtgatactactcagaaccatgatattttcattggtatcgtacagtgggatccaattttggtaccgtgacaacactaatctggagggggttcatctgcaaaaactagtgaaaaactaaacaacaatattcggtatttggtactcggtattcggccaagcgtttaatattattcggcttcggcttcagccacaaattttcatttcagtgcatccctaccacaaacatccatttggactcaaggataaactgattCAGTTCTGGTGGTCGAAGTTTAAAGGTCACTGTAAGCTCAAAAACAAGGTTTGGGCCATAAGTCAAGAATTTATATGCTAATTCAGTTCGACAACTCAcgttttaaatttttattttaacagctgAACATAGagtgacacagagctgctcctctgtttaatctgtctgttaattagtctacagtgagacatcagtctatatgttgtacgtgctacgctaaatcagtctCTGAGATGAAAttaccacatgcacacacatgcaatccAGCGCTAtgctgctagtttgtgtgtgatgtgGATTATAGTGCATTGCCATTCTTCTTGATAGTTGTAGTCTATTGTGTGATATGGATGCCGGCGACAGATCTGTTTAAAAATTGCTGCGAcaacacagacatttcatatacagcaagacatatactgtataacgcaaagtgtctctgtctccttccctccctcggcctctctgttgatgctctgtgcagaaataagattaatagcctaaatagataaaaatctttaaattattttccagcactagtttcatttgaaaggccaacagatggaaaatgactttttaacCCCCTAAGATTTTTAGTTGTTTCATACTACAATGGATTTCGGCCTACTTGATTCTTTTATAGTCATGTTctagttttgtgtcctgtgctgcaaacctttaaacctctgtagctccagtgttAATGTGCAAAAAGATAATGTACAGCCCTAAATTTTCATtcacatgttgtgcagctgtacaGAGAGAGTCTGTTTTCAcaaaagtgcttgtgacatccCAAATGTGGCTCTGACTTGCAGCTGAACATGTCAcccattttgtagaaaataccaagatatatatcgtgtatcaccagtcagcctgaaaatactgaAATATCAATTTTCGTCGCCCAGCCCTAGCAGCCATACTGATGCAGGGCAGCAGTATCATTGACAAGGCACAGGGAGAGCTGGGAAGATTTTGCAGCTTAAGTAGGCTACCAAATTGGGAGGGTGTATTCTGTAGATGACATATGGAGAGTGATGTATGACTTGGGTATAAATCAGTGCAGCTGGAGTTGACTGCCTGTAGTAGCTCACAGGCATTGCTCcatttatgacaaaatttaaTGCAAATGTctcataggataaaatgatgacgtgatgacattttatatccaaaaggtcaaagctCAGCTGTACTATGGCATCatgatgttctgcaaaaacacttttctgttcATTACTGaacgtcataactcaggaacagaaggggaggcatttcgtcagatactgaattggtgacactaatcttgggtgtttGTTGGGTCCATGTcttagaatatgtagcttctttgcatcaacATCCATATCTGAAACATTGAGTCTAGACAGAcatagatgtaaactgtaactgcgaCTTGACTGGTTTGTGAAGGCGTAAGATCTAGTGTTCTGACTGATAGACAATATCGTCTGTCAGCTCCAACAGAAAAAGCAGACTTTTGCATgtcatttgcatatttgttACATGTACCACATGCTTTATCCTACTGACGCTGTTTCATTTCTTCCCTTTACAGAGAAGACAGAAAGGTAAGaggattttctttttctatacTTTGAAATGGGCTTTAGCAGATAATCCACATGGGTTTGCGGCTTCAGACTGACTTTACACTTTTTACTCAGTGAAATGCAGGTTTCCTTCAGATTACATGTGTAAATTGGTCGGCTCTCTCTTACCTCTCTTCCCCTTTTCCACCAGATATGCTCTGGTTCTCGAACTGGTTCTGTTCAGGATTCTTAGACCTTGGTGCTATCTATTGAACCAGCCCAggtttccaccagttttgagtCGAGCCATTGTAATAAAGGATGCGTCATCAGCGGAAGGTGTTTCATAATGCTCAACAGAAGTAAAGAGTTGTAGCAACGTTGCTGAGCACACTGATTACCTGCAGGCTTTTGctctgttattacagatatttgtttttatccaaaaaaCAAGCATTATGCAGGAGACTATTACATGCAAGACTCCATTCTTTTCCCAACCTGTATAATATGACACACTGACTGATGTTGTCACAGTTTTCACTTAAGGTGAAAGAAAACCTATTTTTTGGTTCTAGCTGGGGACCAACTTTTCGGGTTGTGAAACAATCTATTTTTGGTCGAAATGCTCCGAACGGTTCATAATTAGGCGCAGGAACCAGAGCAGAACTTGTTCAGTGTTGGTGGAAAAAGGGGTATCTGTGACAAGCTCAACATGTTCTTTTCATTCTTCCCGCAGCAAACCGAAGCCCAGCGTGGTCTACCAGCCCACATCAGTGTATGGTGGTGATGACGATGATGTGAGTATGAGCGTTGTTGTCATACCACGAGATTTATGTGACAGTCAGGTATatctgttaaagggatagttgaGTTTTTTGGATGGCGttcttacatacagtagatgtcagtcagcatgaccccagtttggagaagcaggctggagtctgacatggaagctaagcaatgtactgttggggatgggggtcagcaacaaaacgtgTAACAGTTTAAttgtacgctatattgagagtattttcaccgctttacctttCCTTCAGACAGCCTGTTCCAATGGGGAAACCATTAACgacttcagttccccatctacgCTCTCGTcaaaaccaccagactccattgagaaaaacagtgatttaacattgctaaacacaggagctgctggtctaccgctgccttgttcagttagttagtttgtgttattgtgtgactttggtgaagctgaactaacccttttaaatggcagattcacacagtaacacagactaactaactgaacgaggcagcagta from Epinephelus lanceolatus isolate andai-2023 chromosome 11, ASM4190304v1, whole genome shotgun sequence includes these protein-coding regions:
- the f11r.1 gene encoding F11 receptor, tandem duplicate 1 isoform X2; this translates as MFVSGLVSVALFIAATGVSGYTVTSNNKNVRVKENEGADLTCSHSADFGSNPRVEWKFKDPKGSQAYVVFNGKLTSPYANRVTMYGDNLRFTKVTRKDNGVYDCEVSGSSSGQFGEVRVTLTVLVPPSQPLCRIPSSVTTGKSALLSCHDNDGSPSPKYRWFKNNILLPPEPSKIAAFRNATYKLNADNGNLEFPAASKADSGQYSCEAFNDAGPPQRCRAVKMEVRDLNTGGIVAGVIVALLLLALLGFGIWYAHKKGYLPKKTESKPKPSVVYQPTSVYGGDDDDGEFKQKSSFVV
- the f11r.1 gene encoding F11 receptor, tandem duplicate 1 isoform X1; translated protein: MFVSGLVSVALFIAATGVSGYTVTSNNKNVRVKENEGADLTCSHSADFGSNPRVEWKFKDPKGSQAYVVFNGKLTSPYANRVTMYGDNLRFTKVTRKDNGVYDCEVSGSSSGQFGEVRVTLTVLVPPSQPLCRIPSSVTTGKSALLSCHDNDGSPSPKYRWFKNNILLPPEPSKIAAFRNATYKLNADNGNLEFPAASKADSGQYSCEAFNDAGPPQRCRAVKMEVRDLNTGGIVAGVIVALLLLALLGFGIWYAHKKGYLPSEFSPLYHSHSNYCDNPQSDIQC